In Limnohabitans sp. TEGF004, the genomic window TGCACCCCGAAATCAACTACGCCTTGGTCGACACCGAGCGTGGTTTGTTCTTGTGCGCAGCTTCGTTGGTCGAGAAATGTTTGGAGCGTTGGAAGCTCGAAGGCAAAGTGGTGGCCACAGCCACGGGCAATAAGCTCGGACTTATTGAGTTCAACCACCCACTGTCACATGTGGACGCTGGCTACAAACGTACCGCCCCCGTGTTCTTGGCCGACTACGTGGGCGAGAGCGACGGCACAGGCATCGTGCACAGCGCACCTGCCTACGGCGTGGATGACTTCAACTCATGCATGGCCAACGGCATGAAGTACACCGACATCTTGAACCCCGTGCAAGGCAACGGCGCGTATGCCGCTGACTTCCCGTTGTTCGGTGGCCAGCACATTTGGAAAGCTGTGCCCGTCATTCTGGAAACCTTGCAAAACGCAGGCCGCTTGATGGCCACACAAACCATCACGCACAGCTACCCACATTGCTGGCGTCACAAAACACCTGTCATCTACCGCGCAGCGGCGCAGTGGTTCATCCGCATGGATGCGTTTGACAGCACCACCGAAAAAACCACGGGCAAGTTCATCACCGACAAGTCAAGCAAGTCGCTGCGCGAACTCGCGTTGCACGCGATTGACCAAACGCACTTCTACCCAGAAAACGGCCGCGCACGTTTGCGCGACATGATTGCCAACCGTCCCGACTGGTGCATCTCGCGCCAACGCAGCTGGGGTGTGCCCGTGCCGTTCTTCTTGCACAAAGACAGCGGCGAGTTGCACCCACGCACCATGGCCATCATGGACCAAGCAGCCGACATCGTTGAAAAAGGCGGCATCGAAGCATGGAGCCGCGTGACGGTGGAAGACATCCTCAACCAGCCCGGCGACGACGCAGCCAGCTACACCAAGAGCACCGACATCTTGGAAGTGTGGTTTGACTCTGGCTCGACCTTCCAACACGTGCTGCGCGGCAGCCACAAAGACGCGTACGACCGCGCACCGCACCATGACCAAGGCCCAGAAGCTGATTTGTATTTAGAAGGCCACGACCAACACCGCGGCTGGTTCCACAGCTCGCTGTTGCTCGGCTGCGCCTTGTACGACCGAGCCCCCTACAAAGGCCTGCTGACCCACGGCTTTGCCACCGACGGCCAAGGCCGCAAGATGAGCAAGAGCTTGGGCAACACCGTCGCGCCGCAAGAAGTGAGCGACAAGATGGGCGCAGAAATCGTGCGCTTGTGGGTGGCCAGCACCGACTACTCGGGCGACCTGAACATCGACGACAAAATCTTGGCCCGCGTGGTCGATGCGTACCGCCGCATTCGCAACACGCTGCGCTTCTTGCTCGCCAACGTGAGCGACTTTGACCCAACCAAAGACGCCGTGGCGTTTGACGACTTATTGGAAATCGACAAGTACGCGTTGTCACGCGCTGCGCAAGTGCAAGCCGACATTCGCGCGCACTTCGATGCGTATGAGTTCCACCCCGTGGTGTCGAAGTTGCAGCTGTATTGTTCGGAAGATTTGGGCGCGTTCTATTTGGACGTGCTCAAAGACCGCCTGTACACCACAGCGCCTAAGTCACTCGCACGTCGCAGCGCACAAACTGCGTTGCACCAAATCACCCACGCCATGCTGCGTTGGATGGCTCCATTCCTCAGCTTCACCGCTGAAGAAGCGTGGACCACGTTTGGCAAGTCTGAGTCGATCTTCTTGGAGACATTCACCAACCTTGGCGCAAGCAATGCAGCGTTGATGGACAAGTGGGGCAACATCCAACAAATTCGCGAAATCGCTAACAAAAAAATCGAAGACAAACGCACAGAAGGATCTGTGGGTGCGTCACTGCAAGCTGAACTCATCATTCACTGCGATGACGCTGCGTATGACGCGT contains:
- the ileS gene encoding isoleucine--tRNA ligase, which translates into the protein MTDKATPTSTDYRSTLNMMDTPFPMRGDLPKREPAWAKQWNEQGLYKKLRVARQGAPLFVLHDGPPYANGKLHIGHALNKVLKDMIVKSKQLGGFDAQYIPGWDCHGLPIENAIEKLHGRKLSRDDMQAKSRAFATEQIDQQREDFKRLGVLGDWERPYRTMDPANEAGQLRAFKRVMERGFVYRGLKPVYWCFDCGSSLAEFEIEYADKKSDTLDVAFLCAQPEKLAAAFGLPKLYKEAFAVIWTTTAWTIPANQALNMHPEINYALVDTERGLFLCAASLVEKCLERWKLEGKVVATATGNKLGLIEFNHPLSHVDAGYKRTAPVFLADYVGESDGTGIVHSAPAYGVDDFNSCMANGMKYTDILNPVQGNGAYAADFPLFGGQHIWKAVPVILETLQNAGRLMATQTITHSYPHCWRHKTPVIYRAAAQWFIRMDAFDSTTEKTTGKFITDKSSKSLRELALHAIDQTHFYPENGRARLRDMIANRPDWCISRQRSWGVPVPFFLHKDSGELHPRTMAIMDQAADIVEKGGIEAWSRVTVEDILNQPGDDAASYTKSTDILEVWFDSGSTFQHVLRGSHKDAYDRAPHHDQGPEADLYLEGHDQHRGWFHSSLLLGCALYDRAPYKGLLTHGFATDGQGRKMSKSLGNTVAPQEVSDKMGAEIVRLWVASTDYSGDLNIDDKILARVVDAYRRIRNTLRFLLANVSDFDPTKDAVAFDDLLEIDKYALSRAAQVQADIRAHFDAYEFHPVVSKLQLYCSEDLGAFYLDVLKDRLYTTAPKSLARRSAQTALHQITHAMLRWMAPFLSFTAEEAWTTFGKSESIFLETFTNLGASNAALMDKWGNIQQIREIANKKIEDKRTEGSVGASLQAELIIHCDDAAYDALASLGDDLKFVFITSKVSLVKVAGAGLTVEVKASEATKCERCWHYSDDVGHNSAHPTLCGRCDSNLHGDGEVRHFA